In Marivivens aquimaris, one genomic interval encodes:
- a CDS encoding DUF5333 domain-containing protein produces the protein MRRLILPTLLAATIATASGAQTPLKDVTEISEGLIAAGMAIEIADNCDNISVRLIRGYSYLNGLKSRARELGYSGDEIDAYVDDKVEKARLEDIARQRLADKGAVSGNDATYCAVGEAEMAANTTVGSLIH, from the coding sequence ATGCGCAGACTCATTCTTCCGACCCTGCTTGCAGCGACTATCGCAACGGCGTCGGGCGCGCAGACGCCGCTCAAGGACGTGACCGAAATCAGCGAGGGCCTGATTGCTGCCGGTATGGCAATCGAGATCGCCGACAATTGCGACAACATCAGCGTTCGCCTGATCCGTGGATATTCCTACCTCAACGGCCTCAAGAGCCGTGCCCGCGAACTGGGCTACAGCGGTGACGAGATCGACGCCTATGTGGACGACAAGGTCGAGAAAGCCCGCCTCGAAGACATCGCTCGCCAGCGCCTTGCCGATAAGGGCGCGGTGTCCGGCAATGATGCGACCTACTGCGCGGTAGGGGAGGCCGAGATGGCCGCGAACACGACTGTGGGTTCGTTAATCCACTGA
- the nuoF gene encoding NADH-quinone oxidoreductase subunit NuoF, with translation MLKDQDRIFTNIYGMHERTLKGAMSRGHWDGTAGIIQKGRDWIIDEMKASGLRGRGGAGFPTGLKWSFMPKESDGRPSYLVVNADESEPGTCKDREIMRHDPHTLIEGCLIASFAMNAHACYIYLRGEYIREREALQAAIDEAYDAGLLGKNAAGSGYDFDLYLHHGAGAYICGEETALIESLEGKKGMPRMKPPFPAGAGLYGCPTTVNNVESIAVVPTILRRGASWFSGFGRQNNAGTKLFAISGHVNNPCVVEEEMSISFEELIEKHCGGIRGGWDNLLAVIPGGSSVPCVRGEKMKDAIMDFDYLRGELGSGLGTAAVIVMDKSTDIIKAIWRLSKFYKHESCGQCTPCREGTGWMMRVMERLVQGNASVEEIDMLFNVTKQVEGHTICALGDAAAWPIQGLIRNFRDVIEDRVNGKSIAAE, from the coding sequence ATGCTCAAGGATCAGGACCGGATTTTCACCAATATCTATGGTATGCATGAACGCACTCTGAAGGGTGCGATGTCTCGTGGTCATTGGGACGGTACGGCAGGTATCATCCAGAAGGGCCGTGACTGGATCATCGACGAGATGAAGGCTTCGGGTCTTCGCGGTCGTGGCGGTGCGGGCTTCCCCACCGGTCTGAAGTGGTCCTTCATGCCCAAGGAATCGGACGGTCGTCCGTCGTACCTCGTCGTGAACGCCGACGAATCGGAGCCGGGCACCTGTAAGGACCGCGAGATCATGCGGCATGATCCGCACACTCTGATCGAAGGCTGCCTGATTGCGTCGTTCGCGATGAATGCTCACGCCTGCTACATCTACCTGCGCGGCGAATACATCCGCGAGCGCGAGGCACTTCAGGCTGCAATCGACGAAGCTTATGACGCTGGCCTTCTGGGCAAGAACGCTGCCGGTTCGGGCTACGACTTCGATCTCTATTTGCACCACGGTGCTGGCGCTTACATCTGCGGTGAAGAAACCGCGCTGATCGAAAGCCTCGAAGGCAAAAAGGGCATGCCCCGCATGAAGCCGCCGTTCCCGGCTGGCGCGGGCCTCTACGGCTGCCCGACCACCGTGAACAACGTCGAATCGATTGCTGTTGTTCCGACCATCCTGCGCCGCGGCGCGTCGTGGTTCTCGGGCTTCGGCCGCCAGAACAACGCGGGCACCAAGCTGTTCGCGATCTCGGGCCACGTAAACAACCCGTGCGTCGTTGAAGAAGAGATGTCGATCTCCTTCGAAGAGCTGATCGAAAAGCACTGCGGCGGCATCCGTGGCGGCTGGGACAACCTGCTTGCCGTTATTCCGGGTGGCTCGTCGGTTCCGTGTGTGCGCGGCGAGAAGATGAAAGACGCCATCATGGACTTCGACTACCTGCGGGGCGAGCTCGGTTCGGGCCTCGGCACCGCAGCGGTCATCGTCATGGACAAGTCGACCGACATCATCAAAGCGATCTGGCGCCTGTCGAAGTTCTACAAGCACGAGAGCTGCGGCCAGTGTACCCCGTGCCGCGAAGGTACCGGCTGGATGATGCGCGTGATGGAGCGTCTCGTTCAGGGCAACGCGTCGGTCGAAGAAATCGACATGCTGTTCAACGTGACCAAGCAGGTCGAAGGCCACACGATCTGTGCGCTCGGCGACGCCGCTGCATGGCCGATCCAGGGTCTGATCCGCAACTTCCGCGACGTGATCGAAGACCGCGTCAACGGCAAGAGCATCGCCGCTGAATAA
- a CDS encoding DUF5337 domain-containing protein has protein sequence MSNDPKNANGADGRRAALFLAGVGIFWIVATFVGGQLGLSQRTRALFDLIALAGFVWALWMTYGIWRSRQNDEG, from the coding sequence ATGTCGAACGACCCGAAAAATGCTAATGGTGCAGACGGACGGCGCGCGGCGCTGTTCCTCGCTGGCGTCGGCATTTTCTGGATCGTCGCGACCTTTGTTGGCGGGCAACTGGGGCTGTCCCAAAGGACGCGCGCCCTTTTCGATCTCATAGCCCTTGCAGGTTTTGTCTGGGCTTTATGGATGACTTATGGCATCTGGCGGTCACGCCAGAATGATGAAGGATGA
- a CDS encoding NADH-quinone oxidoreductase subunit E, which yields MLRRLHHEQPASFAFTAENQAWAEAQMTKYPEGRQASAIIPLLWRAQEQEGWLTRPAIEAVADMLGMAYIRALEVATFYFMFQLQPTGSIAHIQICGTLSCMICGAEDLIAVCKEKINAHPFTLSADGKFTWEEVECLGSCTNAPMAQIGKDYYEDLTADKLRWLLDELAAGNVPVPGPQNGRYAAEPLSGLTSLTDHESGKQQYNASAQLAVDIGDTVKRIDGTEVPLLTPWLGKQGTAKATQKQIEENEPKPAEGKPVDETGVTVQEATVDGSGHPEADVQVEGTQPELLDAPREGGADDLKKIGGIGPKAEEQLNGIGVYHYAQIASWSADEATWINTRLNYKGRVERENWIGQAKDLAGN from the coding sequence ATGCTTCGCCGTTTGCACCACGAACAGCCCGCTTCTTTTGCCTTTACGGCTGAAAACCAAGCCTGGGCCGAAGCCCAGATGACGAAATATCCCGAAGGCCGTCAGGCTTCGGCGATCATTCCTCTTCTGTGGCGTGCCCAAGAACAAGAAGGCTGGCTGACCCGTCCGGCTATCGAAGCCGTCGCGGACATGCTCGGCATGGCGTACATCCGTGCGCTCGAAGTCGCGACCTTCTACTTCATGTTCCAGCTCCAGCCGACCGGCTCGATCGCTCACATCCAGATCTGCGGCACTCTGTCGTGCATGATCTGCGGTGCGGAAGACCTGATCGCCGTCTGCAAAGAGAAGATCAACGCCCACCCGTTCACTCTGTCGGCTGACGGCAAGTTCACTTGGGAAGAGGTCGAATGCCTCGGTTCCTGCACGAACGCACCGATGGCCCAGATCGGCAAGGACTACTACGAAGACCTCACCGCCGACAAACTGCGCTGGCTGCTCGACGAGCTGGCCGCCGGTAACGTTCCGGTTCCGGGTCCGCAGAACGGCCGCTATGCAGCAGAGCCGCTGTCTGGCCTGACCTCGCTGACCGACCACGAAAGCGGCAAGCAACAGTACAACGCTTCGGCCCAGCTGGCTGTCGACATCGGCGACACCGTCAAGCGTATCGACGGCACCGAAGTTCCGCTGCTGACCCCGTGGCTCGGCAAGCAGGGTACCGCGAAGGCGACCCAGAAGCAGATCGAAGAAAACGAACCGAAGCCTGCCGAAGGCAAGCCTGTCGACGAAACCGGTGTGACCGTTCAGGAAGCCACCGTTGACGGCAGCGGCCATCCGGAAGCTGACGTTCAGGTCGAAGGCACCCAGCCCGAACTGCTCGACGCTCCGCGTGAGGGCGGCGCTGACGATCTGAAGAAGATCGGCGGCATCGGACCGAAGGCCGAAGAACAGCTGAACGGCATCGGTGTTTACCACTACGCCCAGATCGCGTCCTGGAGCGCTGACGAGGCGACCTGGATCAACACCCGCCTGAACTACAAAGGCCGCGTCGAGCGTGAAAACTGGATCGGCCAAGCCAAGGATCTGGCTGGTAACTGA
- a CDS encoding NADH-quinone oxidoreductase subunit D has translation MDGAKGFEDALTGEQKIRNFNINFGPQHPAAHGVLRLVLELDGEIVERCDPHIGLLHRGTEKLMESRTYLQNLPYFDRLDYVAPMNQEHAWCLAIEKLTGVEVPRRASLIRVLYSEIGRVLNHLLNVTTQAMDVGALTPPLWGFEEREKLMIFYERACGARLHAAYFRPGGVHQDLPDALLDDIDAWADHFPNVLDDIDGLLTENRIFKQRNVNIGIVNEQEIQDWGFSGVMVRGSGLAWDLRRAQPYECYDEFDFQIPVGKNGDCYDRYLVRMEEMRQSTSIIKQATAKLRVERGDVLARGKITPPKRSDMKTSMESLIHHFKLYTEGFHVPEGEVYACVEAPKGEFGVYLKADGTNKPYRAKLRAPGYLHLQAMDHIATGHQLADVAAIIGTMDVVFGEIDR, from the coding sequence ATGGACGGCGCCAAAGGTTTCGAAGACGCCCTGACCGGCGAACAGAAAATCCGCAATTTCAACATCAACTTCGGTCCGCAGCACCCTGCGGCACACGGCGTTCTGCGTCTGGTGCTCGAACTTGACGGCGAGATCGTCGAGCGTTGCGACCCGCACATCGGCCTGCTGCACCGTGGCACCGAAAAGCTGATGGAAAGCCGCACCTACCTGCAAAACCTGCCGTACTTCGACCGCCTCGACTACGTGGCGCCGATGAACCAAGAGCACGCATGGTGCCTCGCGATCGAAAAGCTGACCGGCGTCGAAGTTCCGCGCCGTGCCTCGCTGATCCGCGTTCTTTACTCGGAAATCGGCCGCGTTCTGAACCACCTTCTGAACGTGACGACGCAGGCGATGGACGTCGGCGCGCTGACGCCACCGCTCTGGGGCTTTGAAGAACGCGAAAAGCTGATGATCTTCTACGAACGCGCCTGCGGTGCCCGCCTTCACGCGGCGTACTTCCGTCCGGGCGGCGTTCACCAGGATCTGCCTGACGCGCTTCTCGACGATATTGACGCTTGGGCCGATCACTTCCCGAACGTTCTGGACGACATCGACGGTCTGCTGACTGAAAACCGTATTTTCAAGCAGCGCAACGTCAACATCGGCATCGTGAACGAGCAGGAAATCCAGGATTGGGGCTTCTCGGGCGTGATGGTCCGTGGTTCGGGCCTCGCTTGGGACCTTCGCCGTGCGCAGCCTTACGAGTGCTACGACGAGTTCGATTTCCAGATCCCTGTCGGCAAGAACGGCGACTGCTATGACCGCTACCTCGTCCGTATGGAAGAGATGCGCCAGTCGACCTCGATCATCAAGCAGGCCACTGCCAAGCTGCGCGTCGAGCGCGGTGACGTTCTGGCCCGCGGTAAGATCACGCCGCCGAAGCGTAGCGATATGAAGACCTCGATGGAATCGCTGATCCATCACTTCAAGCTCTACACCGAAGGCTTCCACGTCCCCGAGGGCGAGGTTTATGCCTGCGTTGAAGCGCCGAAGGGGGAATTCGGCGTCTACCTCAAGGCTGACGGCACCAACAAGCCTTACCGCGCCAAGCTGCGCGCACCGGGTTACCTGCACCTGCAGGCGATGGACCACATCGCGACCGGTCACCAGCTGGCCGACGTTGCGGCGATCATCGGTACGATGGACGTCGTGTTCGGCGAGATCGACCGCTAA
- a CDS encoding NADH-quinone oxidoreductase subunit C, which translates to MSEALKELGALLELKKTDAVVSWDVTHGELNVDVAPSQLVAFVEFLKTDASCQFSSLVDITAVDYPGRAKRFDVVYHFLSMYQNHRIRLRVSVREDQMVPSIVDVHPSANWFEREVFDMFGILFSGHPDLRRILTDYGFRGYPLRKDFPTTGYTEVRYDEAQKRVVYEPVKLVQEYRQFDFMSPWEGAEYILPGDEKEGAK; encoded by the coding sequence ATGTCCGAAGCACTCAAAGAGCTGGGCGCACTGCTCGAACTGAAAAAGACCGACGCCGTCGTGTCGTGGGATGTCACCCACGGCGAGCTGAACGTCGATGTCGCACCGTCGCAACTGGTGGCCTTCGTCGAGTTTCTGAAGACCGACGCGTCATGCCAGTTCTCGTCGCTGGTCGATATCACCGCTGTCGACTATCCGGGCCGTGCCAAGCGTTTCGACGTCGTTTACCACTTCCTGTCGATGTACCAGAACCACCGCATCCGCCTGCGCGTTTCGGTGCGCGAGGACCAGATGGTTCCGTCGATCGTCGACGTTCACCCCTCGGCCAACTGGTTCGAGCGTGAAGTGTTCGACATGTTCGGCATTCTCTTCTCGGGTCATCCCGACCTGCGCCGCATCCTGACCGACTACGGTTTCCGTGGTTATCCGCTGCGCAAGGACTTCCCGACGACCGGTTACACCGAAGTTCGCTATGACGAAGCGCAGAAGCGCGTTGTCTACGAGCCGGTAAAGCTGGTTCAGGAATACCGTCAGTTCGATTTCATGTCCCCGTGGGAAGGTGCTGAATACATCCTTCCGGGCGACGAAAAGGAAGGGGCCAAGTGA